AACTTAAGAGGTAATACAGTTCAACTTCTTTACGTTGTAAAATGAGGAACTGAGAACTGAAGGGACAATCCAATGTCCCAGCTTCCAGCAGGCTGGGAGTAGAAACTGGTCTGGTCCCTTCATACTGGGTGATCCACACAGAAGAAcccaaaaaaattaatagaaggaAGTACATTAGAGATTTTGGAACTAGAGAAAGGGTAAGACTCAAACTCACTCTTGGTAGTCAGGGTGACAGTGATATTGAAGGTGGGGGCTCCGGAGGTGCTCTTGGTACGAAGATCCATGGTAAATTCCCCTTCCTGCATCAGTGAGTCCCGGATCACAGAACATTTCTGGCCCCCAAGCGTTAGCCCATTCACGAAAAAACTTGACCGGTCTTTGCCAACCAGGGTACCAACCTCAGCTGGCTGGAAGGGGAATCAAGCACCCATCAAGTTAGTCAGTACACCAAGGTTCCCACCTTCTTCTCCAAGGACCCACCTGCCTTCCATTTCTCCGGGAAGCTAAACCCCCTGGGGGGGAGATGTGTATGTTATCTGCTTTGTACACATCCGTGAAATTTGAAAGACTCAGGACTGTTGGAAGTTAGTACACAAAAAGATCATGATCTTCAAACCTAGAGAACGGTAATAAGGGACAACATATTCCTCTGGAAACTTAAGATGTCGTTTAATAGGGAAAGCAAACCCAGGAAATAAAGGGGGCCAAAAAGCAGTTAAGAGAATGGAGTGGAATGGAGTGGGGAGCCTTTGGATGCTCAGAACTCCTTCAGGAAAAGCAGAAGcgaagagggaaagggagggggcgGGCAAAGCAGGCGAACCAACTTTGCCCTTATTTGGTCAAAGGTTCTGCAGGAGTTGTTAGGGGCCCGGACGCCTGGGTCTCCAAGTAACCTAGAGTTTAGGTCCAGGTATTTATGCTCTAAGATGAGCAAGCAGATGCCTGGGGGCTCTCCGGGAAAGTTGAAAACTTTTGGAGGGGACCTGGGACTAGACCCGGCAAGCCAGCTCTCGGGTCCAGATACCCCAGGGAACgtatctccccctcccccttaacACCCCAAATCCCCACATCCGGTCCCCTCCCGCCCGGAAATCCCCTTCCCCCCCATTTCGAACTTccgctccccctccccacttccggGCAGTGTGGACAGAGGAGGTGGTGATGGGGACAGCAGTAGTCGTCCCATATTCCTTCACTTATATACTGTCCTAGAACTTCTCACAAAGTTCCCCTGCTCCAGGCCCCGCCGGATGGCGGGAAGGGAGGGCGAGGGGACTTCCGGGGCTGGCCTCACAGGAATGTTGAGTCCAACGTGCCGacttggggttgggggaggtcGTGTGGCGGCCTAGCCCTCTCTTACGGagttgggaggggcagggagcccACGGAGGACGGGCATGGGACCCAGGCCATGCGACTGGGGCTACCTCCCCCATAAGGAGGAACAATGGTGGAGGGGGCGCGAGCTGGCGGCCGGAAGTAGAGCTAGGGGTCCAGGGGTCCCCAAGTCCCTTCTCAATCACAATCCCGAGCGGAAATTGCGGTGCGTGCCCGACCCACCCTGGAGGAGGCGGAAGTGGGCCGCCGCACCGGGCGGTGCGCCCCTCCCCGCCCTGTGTCCCGGATGTAACGCCCCATCGCGGAAAGCGGAGCGGCGGGCTGGCTGGGCGCCGCCGCCCGGGGCGTAGGACTCAGGGGGCTACGGAGGGACCCGCTCACGTGCAGCCGCCATTCGCGCCACTTCCAGGGCAAGGACCGGGTCACAGCCTTTCGCTGCCCTCCCCAGACCGCGCCCGCCACCACCCAAGTCCCTCCCTCAGGGTGCAAGCCCGGCCAGTCTCCGCGCAGGCCTCGCAGTACCGTGATGTTGACGAAGGTCTTCCCGGGGACGGCGGCCCAGACGGAGGGCGAGTCCTTATAGCCCACGATGGCCGCGTCCTGACACACCCCGTCCGCCATGAGGTTTTCGATGTAGGCGTTCCAGCCGGCCATGGCGCTGCTACTGGGGTGCTCTCGGGGCTGCTGCTGGGGCCACGGGCTGGGCTCGGGCTGCCTCGGGCTGGCGGGCGGGGGAAGGCGGAGAGCTTGGGGCACGCGCTGCTGTCCGGACCGCGGCTCTGCTAGCAGTGCAGCAGCCCTAGCACCGCCACTTCctgctcctccccacccccctagatttttatttgcaaagggcggtgggggcggggcctgctccccattccctccctccctctcttcgcCTGCCCAGATAGCGAACTTTGCaagtgcaatttaaaaaatccctCCCCCTACTGCAAAATTTGCAGAGTTCGATGGAAAGCGACGCAAAAaggatggggggcgggggtgggttagggttagggctccCTCCACTTCGCATAGAATATCAGTCAGACTTTGGTGTACGGAAAGGGAGTGAgtcagagggaggaaggaaagtgaaaagagaatTAGCAAACTGCAAATTTAGCAAATTAAAGAGGATTCGGGTAACTCAGGGTTAAACGGAAtgactcccccttcccccacctctgccGCGGGGGGGGATGTTGGGGGAAAGGAatggcgggcggcggcggcgcctgCGCCCGCGCCTGCGCCCGGGCCGGGAGGGAAAGCGCGTGGCGCGGTTGGGGTTGGCGGCTGGCTTCGCGGGCGCACGCCCGGGCGCACCGGATTTGGACCCCCTGCGAAGGAAGGCCGGCCGGGGACGTGTCTCCCGCCGGGCGGAAGGGGCGGGGGCGAGGCGTGCGCATTGCCGCTTCTGCCCCCcccttgattttatttattcaagaaataagGGAGTAAAGGGAAATTTGACAAAATACCCCGGCCGTTTTCAGAGTTGAAGGCATCCACCAGGGACACTTCTGTCCCCAGCATCTACCCGGGCGGCACAAGTGGCACTGGCTGGAGCCCACCTCGACTCCAGGGGATTATCCCTCGCGCTGGATCAACTCCAGCCTCAGGCCTCACCCCCACGTCCCAGCTCCGCCCGTCCCCCGGTCAGCAGTTTGGGTCACCGGCCGTGCCCCTTGGCCCGTCTCTGCAGAGGTCACTGAGGGACCGTGGTGCGAGACGGGCGGGCTTATTTTTCAAGGCGGAAGAATACTAAGCGGTTTCAAGATTGCAACTTTTTCAAGAGGGGAAAGTCCCTTCTACGTTGGCCCGttaaggtttttcttctttttcagttaaACTTATGGTAAGAACTTGTGTGCGATTAGTTCACTCACCGCCCACCGGGAAGAGGGTGGGGCAGGACCCGGCGGCCTGCTTAGGTGAACTAGCCCTTGCTGGCCGCCCGGGCAGCTGAGGGGCTTGGCCACTTCCGGTCCCTCGGGGGAGGGGCACCTCCCGGGCGGGAAGGGGCTCCGCTCCTCTCCGGTCCTCGCCAGCGGACGCGGTGCCCTCGCGGCTACTCGGAACCCCAGGGGCATCCACGGTCCCCGAACCCGTGTTCCTCGACAGCCGCGGTGGCTGAGTCACTGGCCGGCTCGGGCGGGGCCGCATGCGGGCACGTGGCGGCGCTCCCCGCTCGCCGTCTCCTGACCCTTGGCCTGCCGCACCCCCTTCCCCAGGGTGGAAATCTCCGGAGAGGGAGCGGCCAGAGATAAGGGGGGGAGGGCGAGATGGAAGACCGGGGGTAGGGATCctgaggtgggggctgggagacaCACCgcggggcaggcagggcagggaggggagctCGGGAGAGAGCCCGGGGCTGAGTCACTGGGCGCCGGCTGCTGCGGCGCCGGCGGGAAGGTCTTCCGAGTCGGGGGCGACGAGCAGGGAAGCCGATGATCTTCGTTCGCCGGCCGGCCGACCGGAGCCCGGGCGTGCCCTCAGCTCCCGGCAGGGGCTGCAGCCAAAGTCGGGGCAGACCTCACTCCCGCCAGGCCCGCCGAGGCGGAGAGAGTCACCGAGTGCAGAGACCCACTTCCCTGCAATGCTGCTAGCCGACCACCCTGGTGGTGACTGGCCCCCGGCGGTCAGACGCTCGGAAAGGGCCACACCCTCCTCTCGTCCAttcattttcttcacttttgATTCAGCATCATTCACTGATGGGCTGGGATCACGACCTGAAGCGCCCGCCGTTGGTGGGGAAAGGGCTCCTGACTGTCTCCACGCAGGGCAATAAGTGCTGTCCTAGCGCTATCAGTAGGGCGCCGCGCCAACTCTGAGGGCCTGTCTAAATTCGTcagcctgtcccctcccccactgcccttGCGGGCCGAGAGAGGGTAGGATGGGGTGGAGCCGAGGGAGGCCGCAATGGGGACCCTGAGAGGTGAGACTCTCACCTTCTGAGTGGGGAGTTCAATTTTAGAGCTCAGAGCTTGCCCAGaaccccctgcccctgcccccattGAGGACAGAGGCAGTCCCCCGCCCTCCAAGTGAGCTGAGCACGTGTGGATGTCGTTCCTGCAGCCCCTCTTccaggccccctccccagccctgcaggACTCAGGTTACCCCTGGCCTTTCCTAAAGGGCAATAGTTCCTCTTTAACCTTTGCAAAAGAGGAATATAATCCTGGGGAGAGGAGAAACACCCCCGCCCCATTCTGAAGCCCCTCCCCTGTTTCTCCCCAGGAGTGGAATTAAAAATAAGGACTTTTATTGGGgaacagagagaaaggagggggtaGTCATTGATCTTTTGGGAAGGAGGCAGGTGTCTAGGGCCAAAGGCTTCTGTTTTAGGCTATAGTGGGCACTTGGCTGCCAGCCGGGCTGGAGGGGGAAGCTGGAGAGGGTGAGAGGCGGGGCTGGCTGGGGTACAGGGTGGCTGGAGGATAAATGCCCAGCCTGAGAGGGGGTGAGCTGACACTGTCCCAGCTGCCACCTAGACTCGGAGCCCAGCGAAGAAATCCCAGGTCTGGTGAATCTTTCAGCCCCGGGGGATAGGGGTGGTAAAAGGTGAGGGTGGTGCCGCTTGgagaaggtgggggggggggaaatagcattcttttccttctgggactggGGGTGCTTGAGAAGCCTGGAGGGGTTGGAGCAAGCAGGATGGGGGTGCCCAAGGACAGGGAAACAAATGAGACTGTGAAGAGAGGCAGGCAGAGACGATGGAGAAGCGTGGTTAGAGTTGGAGCCAGGTGGGGGAATCTGGGGCCCCTGAGGATTTGGAGAAGACTGAGGAGCAGGAAAATGAGGTAGACTAACAGGAGAGCATCCGAGGGCTAGGAATCCGTGGAGAATAGAGTACTTGGCcagagggtggagggagaaggcAGAAGTGCATCTTTGCAGGAGGTGGGGTTGAGCAAGTAGTGGTTTTAAGAGAGGCCTCCAGATTCTTAAGACGGGAGAGGGGAATAGGAGCTGTTctgagtgggggaggggctgcgCCTGCCACTTTGGTCTGTGACCTTTTTGTGGGATATTTTTAGCTCCAGCACCTGCCTTCTTGGGGCGGGAAGACTCTTAAAAGGGCAAGGGATTTCGGGTTCCTTAAGGGGTCACCGTCCGCACTCACTCACACCTCTCGCCCTGCAGCCATGGCCATGCAGAAAATCTTTGCCCGAGAAATCCTGGACTCCAGGGGCAACCCCACAGTGGAGGTGGACCTGCACACGGCCAAGGGTAACACAGGCCCATTGAATGGGTTTACCTGGGAAGACCCCAGCTCCATCTGCCTTTGCCCTCCAACTCTATGCCACATCCACTCCTTTCTCTGGGATCCCCTCTCCCAGCCTGCTCCCCAGCAGGGAGCAGCGCAACTCCCTCTACACTGCCTCCTGCCCCTGGGCTCAGAGAGGAGACAATCAGTCCTTTGGGGGTGAATGGGACTGACTCTCTGTGATCTTCCAATTCCTCCCACCTCAGGCAGATTCCGAGCAGCTGTGCCCAGTGGAGCTTCCACAGGTATCTATGAAGCTCTGGAACTAAGAGATGGAGACAAATCTCGCTACCTGGGGAAAGGTGAGGAAAGACCAAGGGGGTGGTTTCAGGATGTGGTATGCGATGTTTGCACAGGGTAGAGGATGGGAACCCAAAGCTCTTGAGGAGCTGGGGGCCACGGGAAGAGACCTAATTGAGTAGAAGATCTGAACCCCCTGCTTCGGCCTCTAGGAGTCCTGAAGGCGGTGGAACACATCAATAAGACTCTAGGCCCCGCACTGCTGGAAAAGGCAAGTGGAGGACCCTCTCTCCCCGTCACCTGCTACCTGGTCCCAGGCAGCTCAGGCTTGGCCAACCATCCCATCTGCTCCAAATACCTGCACTTCTCTTTCCTccagcacataccctgactccTGAGAAATCTAACCTCTGTTCTCCCCTCCTCAAACCTGCCCTTCCAGAAACTAAGCGTGGTGGATCAAGAAAAAGTTGACAAATTTATGATTGAGCTGGACGGGACAGAGAATAAGTGTGAGTGAAGGGCTAGGGACAGGGGACGGGATGGgctgtgggaggggcaggggagagacCGCGGACCGAGGTCTGGTTAGGATTATTTCTGTGTCTCGCATTTTCGGGCACACCGTAACTGGCTGGATTTGTATTCATCGCACAGGCATTTCCTGATGCCTGCCCTGTGCCAGGCTTGGGCCAGGCTGTGGACACAACCGTGAAGCCAACACATTCCCCTGGGCTGGGTGTTCCCagagcacctcaggctgttggGGAGAGATCTGTTAACAAACTCAGTGCCCAGTGGTTTGGAGTTCTGGATTCTTTCTGGGGTGACCAGAAGGGACGTTCTAGGAGCTGACCCTAAACCCTGTGCGAGGGGCTTTCACTCTTTGTATTTGCTTCCTCCAGCCAAGTTTGGGGCCAATGCCATCCTGGGTGTGTCCCTGGCCGTGTGCAAGGCCGGAGCAGCTGAGAAGGGGGTCCCGCTCTACCGACACATTGCAGATCTCGCCGGGAACCCAGACCTGATCCTCCCGGTCCCTGTGAGTGCAGCTGCCCCGGCGCATCCCACAGTGACCCCACCCAGCAGGGAGAGCATAAGCAGCCCCTGGAAAGTCCACCTTTCAGACCCAGCTCCAAATAAATGGTTTCCTGAAATGGAACCCCTCCTGCTGCAGTCCAGCCCTCCCCCTTTCTCACAATCCAAACCTTCCctttaacctctctctgcctctttcccttGATGTAACCGGCTTCCTTCACATTCCAATCCCAGGCTCAGTAACTCCAATTCCTCATTCTGCCCTGTGCCCCAACCCCAAATCAGATCGAGAGCTTCTTCATGGCAAAGATCTTGGCATTTTATTTTCGTATCTTCTTTAATACTTATCAAACCAAATTTGCTCTTTATGGAAATCCTTTGAATTTCATTGCAATAATAATGTTACCATTTATTGTTACTTACTAACTAGATTGTAtaagagcctgagctctggagacaAGCTGCTGGGTTCAAATGCTGGTTTTGTCCCTTTACTAGTTgtgtgattttaggcaagtttatttaatctctctatgcctcagtttccttatctgtaaagtgagggaTAATAAATTGTACCTAGTTACAGGGTAGTTTTGAGAATGAAATTAgccaataaaatatatgtaaagcacttagagcagtgcctggcctGTAGTAAGTGCCATATCAGTGTTAGCTGCTACACCAGGCACAGGCTAAGAACTTTACAGTCAGTTGCTCTAATTTAACACATAAGATTCTGCAGGCAAGCAGGTGGTGTCCCCATGTTATGGAAATGAGGAAAGAGTCTCTGAGGAGTAAAATTATTCATCCTAGACCATTCAGTAAGTAGGGGATCCAGGATTCCACATCGATGCCCAGGTCTAAGCACCCTCTCCCCATCTCAGGCCTTCAATGTGATCAACGGGGGCTCCCATGCTGGAAACAAGCTGGCCATGCAGGAGTTCATGATCCTGCCCGTGGGAGCCAAATCCTTCAGGGAAGCCATGCGCATCGGAGCCGAGGTCTACCACCACCTCAAGGGGGTCATCAAGGCCAAGTATGGGAAGGACGCCACCAATGTGGGTGATGAGGGCGGCTTTGCACCCAACATCCTGGAGAACAATGAAGGTCAGTGTGAGCACTCAGAGGGGCAGAACCCCTGGGTCCCCATGGAAACGGGGTGCACCAGAGCCTCAggtcctctctttccctcccccagccctggagctgctgaagaCCGCCATCCAGGCGGCTGGTTACCCCGACAAGGTGGTGATTGGCATGGACGTGGCAGCGTCTGAGTTCTATCGCCATGGGAAGTATGATCTCGACTTCAAGTCAGCTGATGACCCCGCACGGCACATCACTGGGGAGAAGCTGGGGGAGCTGTATAAGAGCTTCATCAAGAACTATCCTGGTGAGACCCTGGGTGTTCCATCACTCCTGCTTGAGTCTCCAGCAGCTGCCCTACACGCTGGCTTCGGCATCTCCACTGCCACCAACTCAGTCCTTCCAATCCTTAGCGCCATTGCAATCTCCACCCAAACTCTTCTGACCTGTCACTCCTCTGTGAGGCCCTTCTGACCTTTAACCCGAATCTGCTCCCCTTTCCCACCAGTGGTCTCCATCGAGGACCCTTTTGACCAGGATGACTGGGCTACCTGGACCTCATTCCTCACGGGGGTCAGCATCCAGATCGTGGGGGATGACCTCACAGTCACCAACCCCAAGAGGATTGCCCAGGCCATTGAGAAGAAGGCCTGCAACTGCCTGCTGCTGAAGGTCAACCAGATCGGCTCAGTGACCGAATCCATCCAGGCGTGAGTGCCTCTGGCCCTGGGGCGTCACGGCCTCCCTCCACCCATACCCAGTCCAGCTACAGTATTGCCCACTAACTCCAAGTCTGACTTTCCCTTGGCTCCTGACCCACCCCACCCTTTCGACCTCAAAGCTTTGATTAACTCTTGACCTCACCCCAAGAGCTTTGCCATTGTTGCCTTGCCATGCCTCATCCCCACCCCGACCCTATGACATCCCTGTCTCCCAGATTCTGCTTCTTCCCACCAGCATTCAGGAGCCCAAATTCAAGATCAAGaatctccccttctctcctgctTCCCAAAGAACTTAGTCACCACCCTCCCCTCAAATCTCCCACTCCCCAAAACAGAAGGGAAAAGCCCCACCTAGCCCCTGGCTTTCCCACTGAGGAGGTCCCACCGGACCTTATTGAGTGTCCTCTCCACCTAGCTGCAAACTGGCTCAGTCTAACGGCTGGGGGGTGATGGTGAGCCACCGCTCCGGGGAAACCGAGGACACATTCATCGCTGACCTCGTGGTTGGGCTCTGCACGGGACAGGTACTCGTGGTCCCCCCTCTGCCGACTGTCTGAGTTTTCTTGGGATCCCTGGCCTCCTGCCCTGGAGTTGAATGCCACCACAGGGTGCTCCCTCACGGCCAGGCCCAATCCCTCGTCCCTAGTCTCATGCAACTCCTGGAATTCCTCTTCCCTCTTCAGATCAAGACTGGTGCCCCCTGCCGCTCAGAGCGTCTGGCCAAATACAATCAGCTCATGAGGTACAGTGGGTGCAGTAGGCCTGGGTGTAAAGAGCTGAGGGCTCTTGGGTTGGAATATCACAGCCCTGACTTTGTCTGCCTTCCAGGATTGAGGAGGCTCTCGGGGACAAGGCTGTTTTTGCTGGACACAAGTTCCGTAACCCAAAGGCCAAGTGAGAAGCTGGAGGCCCCAGGATCCCAGATCCCCAGGACAGATCTAGGCCTTCAAGCCCTTCCCCCTGAAATAAACACTGGTGCCAACCAAGGCAGTGGCCTGCTCatttgtgggagggagggaggagacgcTGGTCTCTGGGCTGCATGAGACAGGAGGTGGAGAAATAGGGGCAGGAAGGGAAAACGGACGTGGAACCTGCTGGGACAAGGAGGAAG
Above is a genomic segment from Mesoplodon densirostris isolate mMesDen1 chromosome 18, mMesDen1 primary haplotype, whole genome shotgun sequence containing:
- the PFN1 gene encoding profilin-1, with the translated sequence MAGWNAYIENLMADGVCQDAAIVGYKDSPSVWAAVPGKTFVNITPAEVGTLVGKDRSSFFVNGLTLGGQKCSVIRDSLMQEGEFTMDLRTKSTSGAPTFNITVTLTTKTLVLLMGKEGIHGGTINKKCHEMACHLRRSQY
- the ENO3 gene encoding beta-enolase; translated protein: MAMQKIFAREILDSRGNPTVEVDLHTAKGRFRAAVPSGASTGIYEALELRDGDKSRYLGKGVLKAVEHINKTLGPALLEKKLSVVDQEKVDKFMIELDGTENKSKFGANAILGVSLAVCKAGAAEKGVPLYRHIADLAGNPDLILPVPAFNVINGGSHAGNKLAMQEFMILPVGAKSFREAMRIGAEVYHHLKGVIKAKYGKDATNVGDEGGFAPNILENNEALELLKTAIQAAGYPDKVVIGMDVAASEFYRHGKYDLDFKSADDPARHITGEKLGELYKSFIKNYPVVSIEDPFDQDDWATWTSFLTGVSIQIVGDDLTVTNPKRIAQAIEKKACNCLLLKVNQIGSVTESIQACKLAQSNGWGVMVSHRSGETEDTFIADLVVGLCTGQIKTGAPCRSERLAKYNQLMRIEEALGDKAVFAGHKFRNPKAK